In uncultured Fibrobacter sp., the sequence ATGCCCCATAAGGTCGGCAAGTAAAGCTATGTCATTCCGCTTTCCTAAAAGCCACTTTGAATGACCTTTTCTGGCCGTTCTTGGTTTTTTGAAACAATGATTATGTCTGTGTCTGTATTAAAAACTTGATTTTTGTAATGGTTTGTATTATATTTATATTATAAAGGAGGCTCTTATGGCCACGACTGTTTTGCAGGTCCGGATGGACGAAGATTTGAAGAATGAAGCTTCTGAATTGTTCGAGAAGCTCGGGCTAGATATTCCTACTGCGATTCGTATTTTCTTCAAACGCGCCGTGACTGAAAAGGGTATTCCGTTTGAACTCCGTGAACCCACTGCTGTCTACGATGCTGGCAGCAGGGCTTCCTCAATTGATCGCCGTGCCGCTGCCCTTGAAAATCTCCAGAAATATCGTGGGCGCATTCCCGCCGGTATGGATTACAAGAAGGAACTTGCGGAAGCGAGAATAGAGAAATACGGCAAATGAGAATTCTCCTAGACACAAATGTCCTGCTGGATTATCTTCAGCAGCGTAAAGGCTTTGATGTTGCCGAGCAGATATTGCAGGAATGCATTCAATATAAAATTGATGGATTTGTTGCGGCTCATTCGGTATCGAATATTTTCTTCATTTTACGAAAAATATATACCGAAGATGAACGGCGTGATATTTTAGCAAATCTGACGTCTTTTTTATCTGTGGCAGAAATCAATCACGAAATGATAGAATCTGCTTTGGCGCGGAAGGAATTTTGTGACTTTGAAGATTGTCTTCAAGATGAATGTGCATCTATTGTTGGTGCCGACTTTATCGTGTCCCAGAATATTAAGGACTATGTAAATAGCAGGGTCCCGGCAATTTCACCGAAGGAATTTTTACAAATTTATTCTGGGTAGTTTTTCTTAGAAATAATTTTACAGCTTGTTTATTTTTTCTAATCAAGGAGATTCTATCGCTTGCTGTTTGCTTATGGGGAAGCTTACACGTGGGCATGGCAAAGTGGGGGGGGGTGAGAGGGAAAAGTAACCTTGAAGTATTTTCTGGCCGCTTTCCTGGCCATTTTTCTAGCCGCCTTTCAGTGACCTTTTTTTTCGTTTCTAGATTTTTTGTAACGGCTTGTGTTATAATTGTTATTTTACTGGTAAATAGGAGTAATCTGATGAAAAAGATAACGTACAAAGCGAATGTTGTATATGCAATAAAACCTATTGTTTTATTTATTTGTTCGCTTTTGGATATATACCTTTTGTTTGACATATTCGTTTTGGGGCATTTAAATGGCACAGACAATTTTCTGGATATGACTCCTTGGGCCATCTTTTTAACGTTTTTTGTTGCTTTGGGGATCTATCTTTTTTGGGGAGAGCCGTATAAGATTAATAAAAATGAAGAGGCATTTACATTCTTTCTTTTGGGAAAAACAGTAGAATTCTCTTTTGATAAGAGTGATTTTCTGAAATGCGGGCATGATCGATTAGGTAAAAAGATTTTGTACTTCAAAAAGAAATATCGCTCCTATAGGGTCTATGAATCAATCTTTCCCGAAGTAGTGAAAACCATGGAGTGTATTTATCTTGATGAGTCCGAAGGCTCCGCTAAGGAATCTTGAATCTAGGATTTTATGGAAAGAAAATAATGTTCAAACTAGATGAGTATAAAAAGCAAAATATTGTTATAGGGATTTTGTGCTTTCTTTTTGGATGTCTTTTAGTTTTTTTAGGTAGTAATGATTTTATTGTTGATGGATATTATATGCCTAAAGATGTGACGGTAATTTGCCTTATACCTGGAAGAGGTATTGGAAGAGGTATGAATTACCTTGTTATCCCTGCATATCTGAATGCTGGTGTTTTTATCCGTTTTTTCTTTACTTTGCTTTTGGCTTGCATCAGTGTGGTCGCTTCCGTTTTCTTTGGCAGGAAATATCATCGGAAAGGGTATGGTAAAGAGCAAATCATCGCTTATATATCTGCTTATATCGTGATTTTTATCGCATGTTCGGTATATTTGATTATGCTTTGCCCGACCCTGTTTGTAGATTGAAACGACAAGGGATCAAAGTTTAAAGGAGATCCCCGCCCGGAGGCGGGGATGACAAGTGTGTGTCGGGGATGACAAATTAGGGGAGGATTGCTTCGGGGCGATTCGCCCCTCGCAATGACGCGTGTTTAGGATGACTCCAAAAAATAAAGTTCACTTCGGCGGTTCGACAGGCTCACCGACCTTCGTGAACTTTATCTTCTCTCGTCTGTAGCTCGCGCAGCGAGCGTCCTCTCGTCTAGTACCTATAGTGATCCGCCTTGTACGGGCCTTCGACGGGCACGCCGATGTAGTCGGCCTGGGCCTTGGTGAGGGTCGTCAGGTGAACGCCGAGCTTTTCGAGGTGCAGGCGTGCGACCTTCTCGTCGAGGATTTTCGGGAGCGTGTACACGGTGCCGCTTTCGTACTTGATGCCGGCGACGGTCTGCTTGCCCTGGGCGTTGAGCCAGAGGTCGATCTGCGCGATGGTCTGGTTCGTGAAGCTTGCGCTCATCACGAAGCTCGGGTGGCCGGTGGCGCAGCCGAGGTTGAGCAGGCGGCCTTCGGCGAGGATGAGGATGCTGTGGCCGTCGGGGAAAATCCATTCGTCGTACTGCGGCTTGATTTCGTTACGCTTGATGCCCGGAATCTTCTTCAGGCCGGCCATGTCGATTTCGTTGTCGAAGTGGCCGATGTTGCCGACGATGGCGCGGTGCTTCATCTTGCTCATCTGCGCGGCAGAGATGATGCCGGTGTTGCCGGTGGTGGTCACGAAGATGTCGGCGTAGCCAACGACTTCGTCGAGGGTCTTGACTTCGTAGCCTTCCATGGCGGCCTGGAGTGCGCAAATCGGGTCGATTTCGGTGATGATCACGCGGGCGCCCTGACCGCGCAGGGACTGGGCGCAGCCCTTACCCACGTCGCCGTAGCCGCACACGACTGCAATCTTACCAGCCATCATCACGTCGGTGGCGCGGTTGATGCCGTCGATGAGGGAGTGGCGGCAGCCGTAGAGGTTGTCGAATTTGGACTTGGTCACGGAATCGTTCACGTTGATTGCCGGGAACTTGAGACGGCCGGCCTGGGCCATCTGGTACAGGCGATGCACGCCGGTAGTGGTTTCTTCGGAAACGCCGCGGAGAGCTTCGCGGGCGCGGGTCCACTGCTTCGGGTCCTTCTCGAAAATCTTTTTGCAGGTGGCGAGGAACACGCCCCATTCTTCGGAGTCGGTAGCCGGGTTGAATTCGGGCACCTTGCCGGCATCTTCGAATTCGGCGCCGCAGGTCACGAGCATGGTAGCATCGCCACCGTCATCCACGATGAGGTCGGCGGTCTTGCCGTCGGGCCACACGAGGGCGCGGGCGGTGTTTTCCCAGTATTCTTCGAGCGTTTCGCCCTTCCAGGCGAACACGGGCACGCCCTGCGGGTTTTCCACAGTGCCCTTCTTGCCGACCACGACGGCGGCGGCAGCGTTGTCCTGCGTACTGAAGATGTTGCAGCTGACCCAGCGCACGTCGGCACCGAGGTCTACGAGTGTCTCGATGAGGATGGCGGTCTGCACGGTCATGTGGAGGCTGCCCATGATGCGGGCACCGGCGAGCGGCTTCTTGCCTGCGTATTCCTTGCGGAGGGCCATCAGGCCCGGCATTTCTGTTTCGGCGAGGTCGAGTTCCTTGCGGCCTTCGATCGCGAGGTTGATATCCTTGATTTTGTATTCCATAATGATTCCTTTTGGCGTGAGTTTTGCAACCATTTTATAGTGGTATTAACTGCGCCGGCTTTATTTATGCATAAATATAGTTATACGCATAAAAAAGGTCAAGCCGCACGTTCCCGTACGGCCCGAAACGGAACATTTTACGCTATCGACTTATCTGGACTTTCTCGGTAAAGAGCGTTCCCCTGCTGCGGACGACCACCAGGTAGCTGCCCGGAGCAAGCGTTCGCCGCGGCATTTCGTTACCCGCAAGGGAGAATATGCGGACATCCGCCGTGCCGTCGACGTTACCGACGACGATGTTCCGCCCCTGCACGCTGATTTGCGGCACCGCGAAAGCTGTCC encodes:
- a CDS encoding type II toxin-antitoxin system RelB/DinJ family antitoxin — protein: MATTVLQVRMDEDLKNEASELFEKLGLDIPTAIRIFFKRAVTEKGIPFELREPTAVYDAGSRASSIDRRAAALENLQKYRGRIPAGMDYKKELAEARIEKYGK
- a CDS encoding PIN domain-containing protein, yielding MRILLDTNVLLDYLQQRKGFDVAEQILQECIQYKIDGFVAAHSVSNIFFILRKIYTEDERRDILANLTSFLSVAEINHEMIESALARKEFCDFEDCLQDECASIVGADFIVSQNIKDYVNSRVPAISPKEFLQIYSG
- the ahcY gene encoding adenosylhomocysteinase, whose translation is MEYKIKDINLAIEGRKELDLAETEMPGLMALRKEYAGKKPLAGARIMGSLHMTVQTAILIETLVDLGADVRWVSCNIFSTQDNAAAAVVVGKKGTVENPQGVPVFAWKGETLEEYWENTARALVWPDGKTADLIVDDGGDATMLVTCGAEFEDAGKVPEFNPATDSEEWGVFLATCKKIFEKDPKQWTRAREALRGVSEETTTGVHRLYQMAQAGRLKFPAINVNDSVTKSKFDNLYGCRHSLIDGINRATDVMMAGKIAVVCGYGDVGKGCAQSLRGQGARVIITEIDPICALQAAMEGYEVKTLDEVVGYADIFVTTTGNTGIISAAQMSKMKHRAIVGNIGHFDNEIDMAGLKKIPGIKRNEIKPQYDEWIFPDGHSILILAEGRLLNLGCATGHPSFVMSASFTNQTIAQIDLWLNAQGKQTVAGIKYESGTVYTLPKILDEKVARLHLEKLGVHLTTLTKAQADYIGVPVEGPYKADHYRY